In Nocardioides conyzicola, one genomic interval encodes:
- a CDS encoding aldo/keto reductase family oxidoreductase, whose amino-acid sequence MTTSTTSLPGGTWTMGDLTVTRVGYGAMQLAGPGVFGPPADHDGALDVLRTAVELGITHIDTSDFYGPHVTNRIIKEALHPYADSLTIVTKVGARRDAEGGWPHARAPHELRQAVLDNLENLGLDTLDVVNLRLGAVEGPEPGSLAEPYGALVELQQEGLIRHLGLSTVNAEQVAEAQAMAPIVCVQNLYNLARRSDDELVDSLAEQGIAYVPYFPLGGFSPLQSSALSAVAERLDASPMAVALAWLLQRSPNILLIPGTSSVAHLRENVAGAGLVLSPEDVAELDAIGR is encoded by the coding sequence ATGACGACCTCCACGACCTCACTCCCCGGCGGCACCTGGACGATGGGCGACCTGACGGTCACCCGCGTCGGGTACGGCGCCATGCAGCTCGCCGGTCCCGGCGTCTTCGGGCCGCCGGCCGACCACGACGGAGCGCTCGACGTGCTCCGGACGGCGGTCGAGCTGGGCATCACCCACATCGACACCAGCGACTTCTACGGCCCGCACGTCACCAACCGGATCATCAAGGAGGCGCTGCACCCCTACGCCGACTCCCTGACCATCGTGACCAAGGTCGGTGCCCGACGTGACGCCGAGGGTGGCTGGCCGCACGCGCGGGCGCCGCACGAGCTGCGCCAGGCCGTGCTCGACAACCTGGAGAACCTCGGCCTCGACACTCTCGACGTCGTCAACCTGCGCCTCGGCGCCGTGGAGGGTCCGGAGCCGGGCTCGTTGGCGGAGCCGTACGGCGCGCTGGTCGAGCTGCAGCAGGAGGGCCTGATCCGGCACCTCGGACTGTCGACGGTCAACGCCGAGCAGGTCGCGGAGGCCCAGGCCATGGCGCCGATCGTCTGCGTGCAGAACCTCTACAACCTCGCCCGCCGCTCGGACGACGAGCTGGTCGACTCCCTGGCCGAGCAGGGCATCGCGTACGTGCCGTACTTCCCGCTCGGCGGCTTCTCGCCGCTGCAGTCCTCGGCGCTCTCGGCGGTGGCCGAGCGGCTTGACGCCTCGCCGATGGCGGTCGCGCTTGCCTGGCTGCTCCAGCGCTCGCCCAACATCCTGCTCATCCCGGGCACCTCGTCCGTCGCGCACCTGCGCGAGAACGTCGCCGGTGCGGGGCTGGTGCTGTCGCCCGAGGACGTGGCCGAGCTCGACGCGATCGGTCGCTGA